CACGTGGAACTTCACCCTTCGATATTCGGTAAGTATATTCCGTCTTTTGtcaacgttttcattgtttagtTCCAGAAATGTGTctctttataattattatatttaattgCTTTTGTCTATTCAGAGATGGATGTTCAGCAAACAGAGGTATTACATACATTATTTTGATTATCACACTAATGTTGGTGATTGTTTGATGATGTATTAATACGGTGGTAACGATTATTGTTTCCGTCCTATAAACAGAAACGCGAGGTTCTGGACCTTACAGTCAGGTGATTTTACAGTTTAGTTTTGTCATTTCAAGACTGCAAGTACGTTGACTGAGTACATGTAATAGCTGAGTTACGTACTGTACATTTCTCTAAAATGTTTCCCCTCTCTTCTTTATTCGCAGCGACGCTGAATCCCACAGTAGCGGAGAAGAGGTAAAATTAGCAGTAACGTAACAGAAAAACCTGTTTGCGTATGAATCTGCAGAAACCGAGAACTTCAATTTAAATTGTTGCGGTTGATTTCCGGTTGCAGGACTCATTACAAGATCAATCccaagaagaacaagaaaatacaAGAGAAGATGAGAACAGGAGgtgaattatttacttcttttttCCCCTGAATGAATCAGAAAGAGTAACATGTGAAATATAACAATATGGTGTCTCTTATTAAACTTGCAGAGAAACAGAATTCTTCAAGGAGGATCAAGCACTTCCAATTTTGTATCATGGCAAGAGAAACCTATCGCCAAAAGAGAGACTAGAAATATTGTATCTTGAAGTAAACGAAAGTACAGTTTGTTCCAAACGCCCTCTCTGTGTTGAAGAGAATTTATCTTTTGTTGTGAATAGATCTGTGCTTAAGGACCCAAAGGACTGGCTTATTACTGACAACGGTTCTTTCAGAAATTTGGAATAGAGAATGGAAAAGTGAGTATTACTTCACTGTCATTTCGATTACAAAATTCAACAACGTTTGTTAACGTttgtttttgtacattttttcaTACAGTATCTGTTTtggatttatttttgtttaatttaaccTACCAGCTGTTTAGAACTTCATTGTTGAGCCTTGGTACCTTTCTTTTAGGTTAAGAAAAGTATTCACTGTCATTTCACTTTTTATTGTGAGTTATGGTGCATTACGATGGTGTTTAAAATATACTTAAAAGTTgttattaattataattaaaCTCCTTGATAATGTGATGTTTTAAAAGCTTTTGTTATCTTTGATTTTAGGTCAAGTATGAACGAGCTGTACCTAGACGAAAGCAAGAAAGACCCCAGCTGTCAGCAGGTGAAGTGATGGTCACCTCAGTTTATTGGAGACATAGCAACAGCAAATACTCTGATTTTAGACGTGTAACCACAACTGTTGCAGATCATCTCGGGAAAGAAAGGGATCTTGGTTTGATTGAGTTCTACTTCTTTAATGAAGAGCACCATGTGAGTCCCCACAAGCATAAGGCAACTGGGAAGCCATATAACCCCACATCAGCATCAACAAAAAAGTTTATCAGAGAAGCTGTTAAAGGAAAGCAGGGTCCATCCAGTACATTTTCTGATGCAGTGAATGCAGCAGGTGGAGCTGTGGGGTGTGATTCAGTGTCAGACCTTCCAAGAAATAGACAACAGGTAAAGAATGTGAGGGCAAATCTAAGTGAAGATAGCAAGACTGATGAATTTCTTGGACTGTTGGATTTATGTCAGAGATAAAATTACTTAAGAAATTTGCAGTGGACACCATCACCCAGAGTAGTTTTTTCCTATGAAGCAGTGTTGGATGAAATTGTGAAAAACTGTTGTCAGATAACTAGCTCTTGTCTCTTGTCAATTGATACAACCTATGGAATAGGAAATAAGTTTGTTACCTCTATTACTTATGAGCATGGAGAACTGCTAAATTGTGATACTGGGAAAAGTGCAAACTTGCCTGGGCCTGCAATGTTTCATGTTTGTGAGAAAAAGGAGGATTTTGTATATTTTGCACAAACATTAGTCCagcaaaatgaaaagtttgaaaaCGTTAATTTTGTGGGAGCTGACCGTAGTGCAGCCTTAAAGGGTTTCCGACAGCCTTTGAAAGGTGCTGTCCTTGTTCCTTGTACTAAACACGTTAGGGACAATATTGAATTTCAGTTGAATTCCTTGAGAATAGAGGatgaagaaaagaagaataTTATAACTGATATATTTGGAGATCATGTTAACTGCAAAAAGGGTTTAATTGATAGTGAATCTGTCAGTGATTTCCATGACAAGTTAGAAATATTGCGTGACAAATGGTGCAGTGTAGAGAAAGGAAGtgaatttttcaattacttCCAGATTCATATCAGTAATGACATGAAAGTAGGAATGTTGGCtcctgtgaaaaaaaaattggcctaAAAGATAATTTTTATTACAACAATGCAGAGGAATGTTCTCACTTTAAGTACAAGTGCAAGCTGAGAGAGCACAAGGCAGTGACATGCACTGGTTATGGAAGAGACATTCATGTCTCATGGGTTACAGCAATTACAGTTTACAAAAAGATGGTTGATGAAGTTAGGGAAAATATTCGTTTGGCAGTGATAGGAAGGGGGCCTTACAAGTTATCCCTAGCAGCTCAACATCTCCAAATGTCACAACAAGGATGGAGTAAACTAAGCCCAGAGGAGAGAAGACAACATCTTGCAAAACTAGACCCTTTCTCTGAGGGTGCTTGCATCACTTATGCACATTACAATTAGCAACCCAGCTTCTGTAGTTACTGAGCTTAACAGTTATTACATTTTGATTTACCCCTATAGGATTCTAATGATGAAAATGTTGACAGCAGTGGTACCATGACAAGTGATCCATTGGGTGATTTTTGTGATAGTGgccaattttaaaattaaatggcATCAGTAGACACCCTACTGATGAGCAAAAATAtgttttaatttctctttccCAACCTATAGTGCACACAATTCATGTGAAACCCACAGGAGCAATAGCATGTGACAAAGAGTGCTATCGATTTAAAACCCATAGAATTTGTGCACATACCATTTCAGTTGCTAAAATGCTTGATATTTTAGATTTTCTCATTTCCCATTATAACCCTAACATTGAACAGGCTGTTCTGTCTGCAATGCCTAAAGAATCAGGTAAAAAGCCGGGTCAACAAACTCGAAAAAGAAAATCCCAATCAGTAAGGGATACAAGAGGGTGGGACGACATAGAATCACAACCGAATAATAATGAAAGTTCTAATTATCGTGTTGTCTTTGTCCGAAGCACAAAAGCAACTACATGCTATGGTTGTGGGGGAAAGGTAAGAGATAAACCATGCAGTGATCCACCACCAGCTCCTTATGACATTTTCTTATGTAGATATGAACGTTGTGTTTATCGTAAGAAGGGCAGGTTTTCTCAAAGTACTACACTAAACATAACAACCCAAGAAGAGGCAGTGTATTATCACCCGATTCAGAAATGTTTGTTGGTGAGGGAAACTCTGACAATATTCTGGTCAGTGATAATGTTAAAAGCCAATTACTAGATTGTCACCGCCAGATCTTGCTCAGAGAGTTTGGTATACGTGTAAATGTCTAAGTCTCTTTTGCTATTGTACTCTGTTGCAAAGCTTGCGTTCTAAAGAGGTTTGTTCCAACCATTTATTGTTAAAAGTAGTTGCGTTGTTAAGTAATATGCCACCGTTGTTTGTAATTGTTACGGTTATttcaaataaaatgttttttgtaTGCAGTTTTTAGTGTGTTGGGTATCATAATTATGTAGCTTAATCTAATATAATGCGTCTTTTTTGAAAGGAGATTATCAAAGTAGAGAACAAGGAGGGAAATAGCATATACAGGAAATACTATGACACAGTCTGGCACGAACAAAAATGGAATTTCAGTCCCCTTGCCAATATCACTTGCTGGCTTATATTGATTCTTGCAAAGAGTTTGTCTGGACGTGCTTTACCAGTTTCCTTTCCACCACAGCGCTGCTCCACGCAAACCGACCGTGCATGTTCCGTCAAATACTGAATTCCAAGGTTGTTGGTGCTAtagataccgtatttacccgtgtataagccgcatccgtagataagccgcaccccgaGTTTGAGAGAagatttttaggaaaaaaagttttttagcaaaataaaaatccacAAGCACTGAATCAATGTaacatatttatttacattattcAGATATTTCTTACAACTTTGAAGTAAAATTTTAAGTCCGATTCGtgtatttaataatttaataactgtAACAAGTAAAGTATACTGATGTATCTTCAATAATTACTAAGAGTTCATTTTAAAATCCATAAAATTCTTCATTATCGCTCTCTCCAAATTGTCTACCGTAGTCATCTTCATCTATTTCGGTAGCTTCTCGATCGAGTTCTTTTGCATAGTACAGATCATCGCCGCCGTCTTCATCGTTGAATGGATCACAATCTTCGTCTTCCTGCCAAACATCGTCATCTTCAGTTCCATCTAGTGCGTTGGTGATGCAGCACTTTCGAAACGATTTCGAAATAAGTTCACTTGGGATATCATTCCATGACTCGATGATCCATTTGCAAATGATGTTCAGGTCCGCTTTTCTCGTTCTATACCGATCTGTGTTTTTTGCCGAcagattttttggactgatgCTGTATTCAACGCTGTTTTACAAAATATCAAACACCACACAGTATATTTACTAGTTTATGAATGATTTGGTTCAGTTTATTTGTAAAATTTTCGAATATGTCACCTGTATTTTGTGGTGAAAGTACTCTAAAACAGCTAGGATGAGATATGTAAATTAGCCGGTTGCTGTTAAAACAAGTTTGCGACAAAGGGATTGAAAATccttctttctcattggtttacaATAATGGCGTAATTGTCGGCTTGGATTACAATCTGTGTTTTCTCAATGATGGTTTTTTGATAATTGCATGTTATTCACAATATatgtgaacaaaatttaattcagaGTAGGTTTTACATGTGGTCAAGAATAATCTGACGTCTTTATTTATGAAAATGTGCTAATAAAAGGTCGGAATTTTCAAGTCGGAGTGTAGTTCACAGCACTTCTGGACCTTATCTCTAGGGACCTTCCGGCATCTACATATTTGCATAAGTTAaagttttcataaaaaaaaataattcattcgTTCTGAAGAATGGAATCGTTTACATTCAAGTCGGCTATACATGGGTATCATGTTTACAAAGACATATGGACACCATCAGTTGATGATAAACGATCCGTCGAAAGAGAATTCAAAAACCAGTTCGACCGATTTGCCATGAAGATCATATTGGATGGTGAAACAGTTGGTCATTTGCCAAGAGAGTTTTCAAAAATAGCTTGGTATTTTATTGCTCGTGGAGGAGTCATTACCGTGGCCGTCAAAGGTCCAAGACGCCGAAGTAAACTCACCGTCGGTGGAATGGAGTTCCCTTGTCTGGTAACATTCGCTTGCTCCAGAAAAATGACGACAAACAAGCTTAAAGAACTACTGAGTGGGAAAATATAactcaaacaaataaaaaggctcttttaagagccaacAAAACATCAAAAGTCAATGACTATCAAATTCTTTCCGTAAAAGTTGCTTATTGTTGCcgtaaatatgcaaattaggtatcTTCGCGAGATGTTTTTTCAAGTGTTTccgtagataagccgcacccccgctTTGGGAGCAATTTTTCGTggaaaaaggtgcggcttatacacgggtaaatacggtacttcATTATTGGGATGTACAtagaaattttttgttttagtttatatACAGTTGTTTACATTTGCTCTGTTGAAAACCACTGGTCCACCATGAAGCCTTTTTAACTATagtcaggagccgatcagttggaacatgcaactcccatactaagcctatgtcacggcatttttacagaccggtctatttttagtataccttttgttttctaaagtaaaggcagttccgctccagtgacgcagtgacgtcaactaatttcttctgattggtcatcgcactcccacgggagttttattccaggggaattcgatctaaaaataaatcggtctatgaaaacgccgttaaatatagtggagttacatcctcctactcataggctcctgctatAGTTGTACTaaatttgtatttaattttcaatttgagaaaagttagaaattttctttttagctttttcTCTTATAGAGAGTTGTTTACAGTTGCTCGGTTGAAAACCACCAGACCACCAAGAGGTCTTTTTTTAACCATAGTTACACAaaatttgtatttaattttcaatttgagaaaagtttaataaaaatattacactaagaaaaaaattttaaaaaaaattattatcatatttgttatgtaaatgaaacgctttagctccggcggatgttatgccgacattacaccaaaggagcgagccatagccaatggccaaaggccctttgtgtcatttcttctccttcagctgtccaacagcttccttagaatcctggctgtgcctaacaaggctattttctgtaacagtcccgttctgatcgtaacacctaacttctcaagccatgcatccaacctcttgcttacaactctgagtgcgccaacgactactggaactacttccagatgcctaattccccatagtcttccaatttctctcttaaggtcctgatatttctcaatcttttcaccttccttttcatacactctgtggtcccagggtgaagctatgtctactatgattgccttgttattttccttctcaacaacaacaatgtcaggtcttctggcctcgatgacatggtcacactggatggtcatatcccacaagatcttacatttttcattttccactaccccttccggttgatgttcataccatcTCTCACCTgtgctcatgtcatacttacaacagagtttccagtggaccaatctggcaatattgtcgtgtcttctcttgtactctttctgtgccaacatcttacactcacgtaggatgtggtttattgtttcacccttttggttacacatcctacaaagcAGGGAATCTATtgacttgtcaatgttgaacttaacataatttgttctcagtgcctgttcttgagctgcaaaaataagtgcttcagtttcaactttcaagtcgCTTTTCCTAGTCCACTCCCAGGTCTGATCTTTGTcaactgtctctggcatttcccgaagaaattgaccatacattttttttttctgtccatctatttaagctggcattctgcctgtcccttttaaattcattcttttcctttgccccctcactatccaagatctttatctttcttactccagccatcaatctctcatttgaattcctaacgtaccatgccagattattttcttcagccttgacacacagctaataagccctcttcctcctttctgcCGTGCTAGGTACACCCTGTCTACATCACTTTTGGGGTGCAGTGCGCCATATAGTGTCATCATTTTTCTGGTCTTTCTATCCAACACCTTCAGCTCATCAGTCTTCCACTCTACCACACCAGCACTATACCTTAGGATTGCAACTGCCCATGTGTTCGCAGCCATGATTTTATTCCTCCcactcaactttgactttaacaccagtttcagcctacgtttattttccttcaagtgatctgtttccagtatgccTAAGTACCTATACCCTCTATCCTCAATCTCCTTCATAACCTGCCCATCTGGTAGTCAAACTCCttccatctttgcaattttaccgCGTTTTAGTACCAGCACCCCACACTTTTTTATTCCAGATTCCATTCCTATGTCTTTGCTAAATGTATGGACTGTCTGTACAAGCGAGTCAATCTGTTCGTAGGATTTCCCAAAAAGTTTTAGGTCATCCATAAACAAGAGGTGGTTTATCTGAAAGCTCATGTCCCCCCCACTCATAACCAGCTTTTGATCTTCTCAACACAAGCGAGAGTGGAACCATGcacaatacaaaaagcaatggTGAGAGGCTGTCTCCCTGATATATCCCTCTCTTGATGTTAACAACTCCCAACTGTTGCCCACATGATGTCAATTCAGTCTTCCACTTTTACATACTACTCAGGAGAAACTGTCTCACATTAACTGCAATACCAAACATTTCCAGGCATTCCCCTATCCAGCTATGTGGTACCATGTCATACGCCTTGAGGTAGTCTATCCAGGCCATGGCTAGGTTGGTATGTCTCCTTTTACAATCTTTCAGGATTGCCTTGTCAATCAGCAACTGGTCCTTGGTCCCCCTACTTCTCCTCCTACATCCCTTCTGCTCCTCAGGTAGGATCCCCTCCAAGTGTTTGTACATTACCTCAGCAATGACGCCTGTCATGAACTTCCACATAAGGGGAAGGCAAGAAATGGGTCTAAAATTGTCTactgcatttcctttgctgtggtcTTTTGAACATAAAATCGTTCTCCCAAAGGTTAGTCATTCTGGCAGCTCTTCCTCTTTATTCAAGATGTTATTCAACTGCTTTGCAATTCTCCCATGAAGTCCTCTTAGTTTTTTCAACCAGAAACCTTGCACACCGTCCTTACCAGGAGCTTTCCAATTTGGCAACTTTCTACACTGACTGGTTACCATATCAGATGTTATCTCCAGTTCTCCTTGTTGGTTATCCTTAATGTCATTCTTGATATTATTCAACCATTCCGCACTCCTATTATGCTCTTTACCTACACTCCAAATGTCACTCCAAAACTTCTTACTTTCATCCGCATCAGGGATAACATTCTCATTCCTAGCCGTGCCATTCAACTCCTGGTAGAATCTCTTTTGGTCTTGCTTGAACAGTATGTTCTGCTTGTACTGTGTACGTCGTTGTTCATATCTCTTTATCTTTGCAGCTTTAGCAAGAATCCTCTGTTTTAACTCCTCCAACACCGTAGTTATCCCCTTCCCCTTgatattgtatttcttttcaagttgttccaTCTTCCCGCTTTTCCTTAACTCACCCCGTTTTTCCCCTTCTAGCAAGTTGATATCTTTCCTAATCCTTTTGATGTCTCCTTCAATTCTCCTTTGCCACCACGGCATCTTGCTTTGCTTCTGTGTAGTCTGTTTTAGACCAAGCTCTTTAGCAACATACATACTTGCTGCATTTATAAGATTGTTCGTTTCTGTAATAGTTCTTGTTGGTATCTTGTCTATTACCTTATTGATCCTGTTAGTAATTTCTTCTACCTGGCGTTGGTTTGCCTTTTTGAAGTTGACCAGATTATTTTCTCCTGACTTTGAAAGCTCCAATATTTCACTGATTATCCTCCTGTCTTCTTCTGGTATATCATTCAGTTCTTTGATGTTGGCATCATCTCCAGGCTCATCTTGCATATCAAATTCCCCCTCTTCCTGCTGGACCTCATCATTTTCCATATTCTCGTCTGTAGTCGCATCTCCTAGACCCTGGACATTAGTATCACTCGTTTCCCCctggtttatttttctctttatcacTTCAATCTCCAACTCTGATAACCATCCATTTTTACGTATTGCCCTTGCTTGTTCAGTGGATTCGAAGAGTCCTATTTCCTGCCACACTCGAAACATCCTTTGCCTATATCCTCTAATTGGCACTCCATTCTCATTCACAGGCTTGCTTTTGAGATAGTACTCCATAACAACCTTGTTGACATCCTTACTCCACATCATTCTAGCAGTAGCAGGATGACGACCGGGCCTGCGCTGCTCACCCACAGGGCACCTGCCAGACGAGGCACCTTCACAAAAAGCTCCAGTACCATTCACGCCGTTATCTAAAAGATCACTTAAACTTTCACCCATGTTAATGAGGATGCCATTTAACCCACTGGCTGGGGAGCTTTTGCTTTTGAAGACATCCACTCCTAGGAGGGCTGTCAACCAAGACTAAGGAGTCCCTCCTACCCCTTTGTCGTATCCCTGAGAGGGGTGGATAGGGGTAACTGGTACTTGCCAAAGGCACCACCCCAGACTCTGGTGGGCAGGGTCGTCCACGTCCCCGTGGTAGGCTAAGGATCCAACCTGTCCTACCCCAGTGCtcaaatatttattattattattattattattattattattattaacaacccTGGAGGTTACCATTGGAAAGTCACTACATACCACAAATGTAGCCAGAGATAACGGGGAATCTTGGGTGGCTGTTGGGGGAATAAAGCCTGCCCGACATAAGGTATGTGAAGCTTCATTTAACTTTTGTTGTTTCCTCCTTACTctcaactgatttttttttgggaacgttccTACTTTACATTTTATACGGAAACGCGAAACGTAGAAACAACACTGACGAAGCAAGTTTTTTTGGGACTTCGGATATGTAAATTAGTCACTAGCCCAGACAGTCATATTATCAGTCGGGCCTGAACTCAAGAGCCGACACCATACTAGAATAGTAACTACTCAAAACATGCAAGCAAAACACAATAGCGTCCCTAAGTCATCGATTAGTAATTACTTGATTAGTCAATGATTATCGGTGATCATCAACGAGTTATCGATGACTAACCGATATTCCTCAAAATCTTCCGAGCAACGAGATAATTCAAGGCCTTTTTGATGGGAATGTGCCATTGTAAACCTAGAGgctagattgcagaatacccggccacaaaatggctaacttaaaacactgctaccatCCGGTCGTGTTGTCACGCTGCGCTCCCAGTCCTGTAATCGTCAAACCTGGCcacaaaatagctattttaaaacactttcgAGGCGGCACCGCAGTCACAATACCACAGTCGTGTTGTAATGCTGTTCCCGTAGTCCTGTGGTtgccaaaaggaataacaactcCGTTGCTTAATCGAGCGCATCAATGCCTGTTTTTTACAACGCCAACATCAATAAAGTAAAATACATTACTCCTACCTTTTTTACAATCTGTCGCACTGAATATCCTACCTTTGTAAATCACATGTATATACCTTGTTCTTTACTCCATGAACCGAAACAAGTGCGCTCCGCACAAATATACTTCATTCTATAATCCACGAGCCTCCGTTAACTAGCTATTTTTAAAAGATACAGATACTTCATCATTGATCCATTAAACCTATCCTAACAGTAGACCTACCATACAGTTAACCTCTTACGCAGTCGTTATTTTGGTCGGTTAGGAGCGCTGCGTTACTAATAAGCCTAATAACCAATCAGCTTAAATATCGGTTGTAAAAGGAGCAGTCCTTCGTAATTACGCTTTTAGCGACAGTGGCGTTCGCGTGGTTCCCGATTATCTTtctgatctgttggatcgagtctgtcgaccccgttgatgatttgtgtctaacaaatcaaattttgtaccaaataattttattcagtgCTATTGAATGCTTTAAATTCAAATAAATCACTGAACTGCAAAATACTCACCCTGAAATACTGCTCAAAGATGTGAAGTTGTGGTTTGAAAAGCTGCTAAAGACTTCGTGGTTGCAAAACCTTGACATGGTGCTAGAAGATGGCAATACACGAACTCGTGGTTGAAATGCTGCTAGATGATGGCGAAATGCAAACTCGTAGTTCCAAGGCTTTAAAACACTGCTATAAAGAACTCGAAATGCTGCTAAAAGACGACGAAACGCAAATTCCTGGTAGCAagactttttctttattatcaaaataaagaaaactctCTTCCTAGGCAGCAAGATTGTGTGCTCCCTGTGCGGAGAAGGCCCTTTTCTCGCTCCACCCCAAGCCAGGGAAAAGGCACTGCGAACGGAGTTGCCTGTCCCCAACAAACGCAATAACCTATCTACCTTCTTGTCACTCAAACATCTCAGAGCCAATAAGGTAGTTTTATAGAACACCATGTGATATCACCAGGCGATTCTATGGAGCGGTATTGGTGTCAAAATTAAAGGCGCATTTCATTGTGCTGATCTTGCATTTTATGCTATACTTTTCGAATTTAATGCTGGACTTTTcgaatttaatttaattttcatgcCTTGTTGCAAATTGATAGTGAGAATTCATTTTATGAAGGTACTTTGGTTTGCCAATGGTGCCCCATTTCTTGATGCATAATGTCCCATTGTTTGATAGTCCAAGGCCATTATTAAACGTGTGCCATTTCTTGATGCATAAGTCCCATCCTTT
The Acropora muricata isolate sample 2 chromosome 3, ASM3666990v1, whole genome shotgun sequence genome window above contains:
- the LOC136912474 gene encoding uncharacterized protein produces the protein MGESLSDLLDNGVNGTGAFCEGASSGRCPVGEQRRPGRHPATARMMWSKDVNKVVMEYYLKSKPVNENGVPIRGYRQRMFRVWQEIGLFESTEQARAIRKNGWLSELEIEVIKRKINQGETSDTNVQGLGDATTDENMENDEVQQEEGEFDMQDEPGDDANIKELNDIPEEDRRIISEILELSKSGENNLVNFKKANQRQVEEITNRINKVIDKIPTRTITETNNLINAASMYVAKELGLKQTTQKQSKMPWWQRRIEGDIKRIRKDINLLEGEKRGELRKSGKMEQLEKKYNIKGKGITTVLEELKQRILAKAAKIKRYEQRRTQYKQNILFKQDQKRFYQELNGTARNENVIPDADESKKFWSDIWSVGKEHNRSAEWLNNIKNDIKDNQQGELEITSDMVTSQCRKLPNWKAPGKDGVQGFWLKKLRGLHGRIAKQLNNILNKEEELPE
- the LOC136912473 gene encoding uncharacterized protein, producing MTGVIAEVMYKHLEGILPEEQKGCRRRSRGTKDQLLIDKAILKDCKRRHTNLAMAWIDYLKAYDMVPHSWIGECLEMFGIAVNIDSLVQTVHTFSKDIGMESGIKKCGVLVLKRGKIAKMEGV